The following proteins are co-located in the Sphingomonas morindae genome:
- the thiD gene encoding bifunctional hydroxymethylpyrimidine kinase/phosphomethylpyrimidine kinase, with translation MIANVLTIAGTDPTGGAGIQADIKTFSALGAYAMSAITAVVAQNTRGVRSFVSLEPEFVADQIDAVFDDVRVDAVKIGMVATARIAQAVAARLRHHGATNIVLDPVMVAKSGDHLLQADAVAAILSELVPLSTVITPNLPEAGVLLGLEPEWTHAEMRERIVDLHRLGSQWVLLKGGHMGRDATSTDLLVGAGEILELKADRITTNNDHGTGCTLSAAIAALLPSLSVEDSARQAKSFVHRALACSGRLDVGKGHGPLHHFHDVW, from the coding sequence ATGATCGCCAATGTCCTTACCATTGCCGGCACCGACCCGACGGGCGGGGCCGGCATCCAGGCCGATATCAAGACCTTCAGCGCTCTGGGCGCCTATGCAATGTCCGCGATCACGGCGGTTGTCGCCCAGAATACCCGGGGTGTCCGTTCATTCGTGTCGCTTGAACCAGAATTTGTCGCCGATCAGATCGACGCGGTGTTCGACGACGTCCGCGTCGATGCGGTGAAGATCGGCATGGTCGCCACGGCACGGATCGCCCAAGCCGTCGCTGCTCGCCTCCGTCACCATGGTGCAACCAATATCGTGCTCGACCCGGTTATGGTCGCAAAGAGCGGAGATCATCTCCTCCAAGCCGACGCTGTCGCCGCTATCCTGTCGGAGCTCGTACCGCTCTCGACAGTCATCACGCCCAACCTTCCCGAAGCTGGTGTCTTGCTGGGCCTCGAGCCGGAATGGACGCATGCGGAAATGCGCGAAAGGATCGTCGATCTCCATCGGCTCGGCTCGCAGTGGGTTTTGCTCAAAGGCGGTCACATGGGCCGCGATGCGACGAGTACCGACCTACTCGTAGGGGCAGGCGAGATCCTTGAGCTCAAGGCAGATCGTATCACAACCAACAACGACCATGGCACGGGATGCACGCTCTCAGCCGCTATCGCAGCGTTGCTGCCGTCCCTTTCCGTCGAAGACAGCGCGCGCCAGGCCAAAAGTTTCGTCCACCGGGCCTTGGCGTGCAGCGGCAGACTGGACGTTGGCAAAGGACATGGCCCCTTGCATCACTTCCACGACGTCTGGTGA
- a CDS encoding PhzF family phenazine biosynthesis protein, with protein sequence MAVMAGGGTADAARSGGRPYEVYDVFTDTPLSGNPVAVFTAPEGLSPEMMMAMTREINYSECTFVFPASKPGCDFEVRFFAMNSGAEIPIAGHPTIGTVFSLAERGLIAPGRRSIILQLGVGPTQIDLEWHEKRLAFAWMQQQPPKLDGVIDDRTAAAAAMGLKAEDLADLPIQQVSCGAPFLMVPVKTRATVDRAQLDRGAMGTLLDKAGLIRRGVLIFSLEPAGDDATAYSRMLGFGVTEDAATGNATGPLGAYLVTRGIVPLAQAGRMMSRQGVKMHRPSKLYISATEQGGRLSIKIGGRAVKAAEGRMLV encoded by the coding sequence ATGGCCGTCATGGCGGGCGGCGGGACAGCCGATGCTGCGCGTTCGGGCGGGCGCCCGTATGAGGTTTATGACGTGTTCACAGACACGCCGCTCAGCGGCAATCCGGTGGCGGTCTTCACCGCGCCCGAGGGGCTCTCTCCCGAGATGATGATGGCGATGACGCGCGAAATCAATTATTCGGAATGCACTTTCGTCTTCCCCGCTTCCAAGCCGGGGTGCGATTTCGAGGTGCGCTTCTTCGCAATGAACAGCGGCGCGGAAATTCCCATCGCAGGCCATCCTACCATCGGCACGGTGTTTTCGCTAGCAGAGCGCGGACTGATCGCGCCGGGCCGCCGCTCGATCATCCTGCAACTGGGCGTCGGGCCAACGCAGATCGATCTGGAATGGCATGAGAAACGTTTGGCCTTTGCCTGGATGCAGCAGCAACCACCCAAGCTCGATGGCGTCATCGACGATCGCACTGCGGCTGCTGCGGCCATGGGGCTCAAAGCGGAAGATCTGGCCGATTTGCCGATCCAGCAGGTCTCGTGTGGTGCGCCGTTCCTGATGGTTCCGGTCAAGACCCGCGCGACGGTGGACCGCGCACAGCTCGATCGCGGTGCTATGGGGACTCTGCTCGACAAGGCCGGGTTGATCCGGCGCGGCGTGCTGATCTTCTCGCTGGAACCCGCCGGCGACGACGCCACCGCCTATAGCCGCATGCTGGGCTTCGGCGTGACTGAGGACGCGGCGACTGGCAATGCCACCGGCCCGCTGGGAGCCTATCTCGTTACCCGTGGCATCGTGCCCCTCGCGCAAGCTGGCCGAATGATGAGCCGTCAGGGCGTCAAAATGCACCGGCCAAGCAAGCTCTATATCTCTGCGACCGAGCAAGGTGGCAGACTGTCGATTAAAATTGGAGGGCGCGCAGTCAAGGCGGCGGAGGGACGAATGCTTGTTTGA
- a CDS encoding LysR substrate-binding domain-containing protein, giving the protein MRLTNLDMDALRSFVTGTDAGSFARAADRLGRSTSAVSAQLKKLEEQAGVAIMRRSGRGLALTESGEALLSYARRLLSLNDEAIGAVRGVELEGWIRLGLQADFGETVLPQVLGRFARAHPKVRIEGHTARNRELADRVATGQLDLALAWDDGRADGERIASIPIAWLGAASSEFGWQVRADEPLPLVSLEAPCILRSLACDHLDKAGIAWRIAFVSASLSGLWAATAAGLGVALRTPVGLPITIRTLDPIAENLPVMPSLALMLFRSCEPANPLADHLAAIIRDALSQTLPAEWLARSDG; this is encoded by the coding sequence CGACATGGACGCGCTCCGCAGCTTCGTCACTGGCACGGACGCCGGCTCGTTCGCTCGCGCCGCCGATCGGCTAGGGCGATCGACATCGGCCGTGAGCGCGCAGCTGAAGAAGCTGGAGGAGCAGGCCGGCGTCGCGATCATGCGTCGGTCCGGGCGAGGGCTCGCGTTGACTGAGAGCGGCGAGGCGTTGCTGTCCTATGCGCGCCGCCTTCTCTCGCTGAACGACGAGGCAATTGGAGCAGTGCGCGGGGTTGAGCTTGAAGGGTGGATCAGGCTCGGCCTCCAGGCGGACTTCGGCGAGACGGTCTTGCCGCAGGTGCTCGGGCGCTTTGCGCGCGCTCACCCCAAAGTTCGGATCGAAGGCCACACCGCCCGCAACCGCGAGCTTGCCGATCGGGTGGCGACTGGACAACTCGACCTCGCGCTCGCCTGGGACGATGGCCGTGCGGACGGCGAGCGCATTGCGTCGATCCCAATCGCCTGGCTCGGCGCAGCAAGCAGTGAGTTCGGCTGGCAGGTCCGTGCGGACGAGCCGCTGCCGCTCGTCTCGCTTGAAGCGCCCTGTATTCTACGCTCGCTCGCCTGTGATCATCTCGACAAGGCAGGGATTGCTTGGCGGATCGCCTTTGTCAGCGCGAGTCTCAGCGGATTGTGGGCGGCGACGGCGGCGGGCCTCGGTGTGGCGCTGCGCACCCCGGTCGGGCTTCCGATAACGATTCGCACGCTCGACCCAATAGCAGAAAACCTGCCAGTCATGCCCTCTCTCGCGCTGATGCTATTTCGCTCCTGCGAGCCGGCCAATCCGCTCGCAGACCATCTTGCGGCCATCATCCGTGATGCGCTCAGCCAGACACTACCGGCGGAATGGCTGGCGCGAAGCGACGGATAG